One Denticeps clupeoides chromosome 3, fDenClu1.1, whole genome shotgun sequence DNA window includes the following coding sequences:
- the rxraa gene encoding retinoic acid receptor RXR-alpha-A isoform X4, with protein METKPFLPLGFLKPQCSLAPPHQRDRSDGCTCFSGMCLLHQRRLSTDTPGPVTSSPLSSPTSHRGMHPALLSPSTMGPTGTLHSPISTLSSPMNGLGSPFSVISSSMGSHAIGSTGMGYGPSISPQLNSPMNSVSSSEDVKPLIGLNGVMKVPAQPSCTSISLTKHICAICGDRSSGKHYGVYSCEGCKGFFKRTVRKDLSYTCRDNKDCMIDKRQRNRCQYCRYQKCLAMGMKREAVQEERQRAKERSDGEVECTSSANEDMPVEKILEAELAVEPKTETYIETNLGMTSSSPNDPVTNICQAADKQLFTLVEWAKRIPHFSELPLDDQVILLRAGWNELLIASFSHRSITVKDGILLATGLHVHRNSAHSAGVGAIFDRPPEANAATPESGRGEEGRDDVMLTGVLTELVSKMRDMQMDKTELGCLRAIVLFNPDSKGLSNPSEVESLREKVYASLEAYCKQKYPEQPGRFAKLLLRLPALRSIGLKCLEHLFFFKLIGDTPIDTFLMEMLEAPHQMT; from the exons ATACACCAGGCCCAGTGACATCCTCACCCCTCAGCTCACCCACGTCCCACCGAGGGATGCACCCCGCTCTGCTGAGTCCCTCCACCATGGGGCCAACAGGAACTCTACACTCCCCCATCAGTACCCTCAGCTCACCCATGAATGGCCTGGGCTCTCCCTTCTCTGTTATCAGCTCTTCGATGGGCTCCCACGCCATTGGTTCCACAGGGATGGGCTATGGCCCCAGCATCAGCCCACAG CTGAATTCCCCCATGAACTCTGTGAGCAGCTCAGAGGACGTAAAGCCTCTTATAGGGTTGAACGGCGTGATGAAGGTCCCAGCCCAGCCCTCTTGCACATCCATCTCTCTCACCAAACACATATGTGCCATCTGTGGGGACAGGTCCTCAG GCAAACACTATGGTGTGTACAGCTGTGAGGGCTGTAAAGGCTTCTTTAAGAGAACCGTGCGCAAGGACCTCAGTTATACCTGCAGGGACAACAAAGACTGCATGATCGACAAGCGCCAGCGCAACCGCTGTCAGTACTGCAGGTACCAGAAGTGCCTGGCCATGGGCATGAAGAGAGAAG CCGTGCAGGAGGAGCGGCAGCGGGCGAAAGAGCGCAGTGACGGGGAGGTGGAGTGCACCAGCAGCGCCAATGAGGACATGCCGGTGGAGAAGATTCTGGAAGCCGAGCTGGCTGTTGAGCCCAAGACCGAGACCTACATTGAGACCAACCTTGGCATGACGTCCAGCTCG CCAAATGATCCGGTGACTAATATCTGTCAGGCGGCAGACAAGCAGCTCTTCACCCTGGTGGAGTGGGCCAAACGCATCCCACACTTCTCAGAGCTGCCCCTCGACGACCAGGTCATTCTGCTGCGAGCAG GATGGAATGAGCTCCTGATTGCATCATTTTCACATCGATCAATCACAGTGAAGGACGGCATCCTTTTAGCCACCGGCCTCCATGTACATCgcaacagtgcacacagtgctgGTGTCGGAGCGATCTTTGACAG ACCACCAGAAGCAAACGCCGCCACGCCCGAGTCAGGCAGGGGTGAGGAGGGCAGAGATGATGTCATGTTAACGGG GGTGCTGACAGAGCTGGTGTCGAAGATGAGGGATATGCAGATGGACAAGACAGAGCTGGGCTGCCTGAGAGCCATTGTGCTTTTTAACCcag ACTCCAAAGGCCTGTCCAACCCGAGCGAGGTGGAGTCTCTACGGGAGAAGGTGTACGCCTCCCTGGAGGCCTACTGCAAGCAGAAGTACCCAGAGCAGCCTGGAAG GTTTGCCAAGCTGCTTCTGCGGCTCCCTGCACTACGCTCCATAGGCCTGAAGTGTCTAGAACACCTATTCTTTTTCAAACTCATCGGGGACACACCCATCGACACCTTCCTCATGGAGATGTTGGAGGCGCCCCACCAAATGACATAA
- the rxraa gene encoding retinoic acid receptor RXR-alpha-A isoform X7 produces the protein MIRNLNSPMNSVSSSEDVKPLIGLNGVMKVPAQPSCTSISLTKHICAICGDRSSGKHYGVYSCEGCKGFFKRTVRKDLSYTCRDNKDCMIDKRQRNRCQYCRYQKCLAMGMKREAVQEERQRAKERSDGEVECTSSANEDMPVEKILEAELAVEPKTETYIETNLGMTSSSPNDPVTNICQAADKQLFTLVEWAKRIPHFSELPLDDQVILLRAGWNELLIASFSHRSITVKDGILLATGLHVHRNSAHSAGVGAIFDRPPEANAATPESGRGEEGRDDVMLTGVLTELVSKMRDMQMDKTELGCLRAIVLFNPDSKGLSNPSEVESLREKVYASLEAYCKQKYPEQPGRFAKLLLRLPALRSIGLKCLEHLFFFKLIGDTPIDTFLMEMLEAPHQMT, from the exons ATGATCAGAAAT CTGAATTCCCCCATGAACTCTGTGAGCAGCTCAGAGGACGTAAAGCCTCTTATAGGGTTGAACGGCGTGATGAAGGTCCCAGCCCAGCCCTCTTGCACATCCATCTCTCTCACCAAACACATATGTGCCATCTGTGGGGACAGGTCCTCAG GCAAACACTATGGTGTGTACAGCTGTGAGGGCTGTAAAGGCTTCTTTAAGAGAACCGTGCGCAAGGACCTCAGTTATACCTGCAGGGACAACAAAGACTGCATGATCGACAAGCGCCAGCGCAACCGCTGTCAGTACTGCAGGTACCAGAAGTGCCTGGCCATGGGCATGAAGAGAGAAG CCGTGCAGGAGGAGCGGCAGCGGGCGAAAGAGCGCAGTGACGGGGAGGTGGAGTGCACCAGCAGCGCCAATGAGGACATGCCGGTGGAGAAGATTCTGGAAGCCGAGCTGGCTGTTGAGCCCAAGACCGAGACCTACATTGAGACCAACCTTGGCATGACGTCCAGCTCG CCAAATGATCCGGTGACTAATATCTGTCAGGCGGCAGACAAGCAGCTCTTCACCCTGGTGGAGTGGGCCAAACGCATCCCACACTTCTCAGAGCTGCCCCTCGACGACCAGGTCATTCTGCTGCGAGCAG GATGGAATGAGCTCCTGATTGCATCATTTTCACATCGATCAATCACAGTGAAGGACGGCATCCTTTTAGCCACCGGCCTCCATGTACATCgcaacagtgcacacagtgctgGTGTCGGAGCGATCTTTGACAG ACCACCAGAAGCAAACGCCGCCACGCCCGAGTCAGGCAGGGGTGAGGAGGGCAGAGATGATGTCATGTTAACGGG GGTGCTGACAGAGCTGGTGTCGAAGATGAGGGATATGCAGATGGACAAGACAGAGCTGGGCTGCCTGAGAGCCATTGTGCTTTTTAACCcag ACTCCAAAGGCCTGTCCAACCCGAGCGAGGTGGAGTCTCTACGGGAGAAGGTGTACGCCTCCCTGGAGGCCTACTGCAAGCAGAAGTACCCAGAGCAGCCTGGAAG GTTTGCCAAGCTGCTTCTGCGGCTCCCTGCACTACGCTCCATAGGCCTGAAGTGTCTAGAACACCTATTCTTTTTCAAACTCATCGGGGACACACCCATCGACACCTTCCTCATGGAGATGTTGGAGGCGCCCCACCAAATGACATAA
- the rxraa gene encoding retinoic acid receptor RXR-alpha-A isoform X3, translating into MDPLYLDVHMGFLKPQCSLAPPHQRDRSDGCTCFSGMCLLHQRRLSTDTPGPVTSSPLSSPTSHRGMHPALLSPSTMGPTGTLHSPISTLSSPMNGLGSPFSVISSSMGSHAIGSTGMGYGPSISPQLNSPMNSVSSSEDVKPLIGLNGVMKVPAQPSCTSISLTKHICAICGDRSSGKHYGVYSCEGCKGFFKRTVRKDLSYTCRDNKDCMIDKRQRNRCQYCRYQKCLAMGMKREAVQEERQRAKERSDGEVECTSSANEDMPVEKILEAELAVEPKTETYIETNLGMTSSSPNDPVTNICQAADKQLFTLVEWAKRIPHFSELPLDDQVILLRAGWNELLIASFSHRSITVKDGILLATGLHVHRNSAHSAGVGAIFDRPPEANAATPESGRGEEGRDDVMLTGVLTELVSKMRDMQMDKTELGCLRAIVLFNPDSKGLSNPSEVESLREKVYASLEAYCKQKYPEQPGRFAKLLLRLPALRSIGLKCLEHLFFFKLIGDTPIDTFLMEMLEAPHQMT; encoded by the exons ATACACCAGGCCCAGTGACATCCTCACCCCTCAGCTCACCCACGTCCCACCGAGGGATGCACCCCGCTCTGCTGAGTCCCTCCACCATGGGGCCAACAGGAACTCTACACTCCCCCATCAGTACCCTCAGCTCACCCATGAATGGCCTGGGCTCTCCCTTCTCTGTTATCAGCTCTTCGATGGGCTCCCACGCCATTGGTTCCACAGGGATGGGCTATGGCCCCAGCATCAGCCCACAG CTGAATTCCCCCATGAACTCTGTGAGCAGCTCAGAGGACGTAAAGCCTCTTATAGGGTTGAACGGCGTGATGAAGGTCCCAGCCCAGCCCTCTTGCACATCCATCTCTCTCACCAAACACATATGTGCCATCTGTGGGGACAGGTCCTCAG GCAAACACTATGGTGTGTACAGCTGTGAGGGCTGTAAAGGCTTCTTTAAGAGAACCGTGCGCAAGGACCTCAGTTATACCTGCAGGGACAACAAAGACTGCATGATCGACAAGCGCCAGCGCAACCGCTGTCAGTACTGCAGGTACCAGAAGTGCCTGGCCATGGGCATGAAGAGAGAAG CCGTGCAGGAGGAGCGGCAGCGGGCGAAAGAGCGCAGTGACGGGGAGGTGGAGTGCACCAGCAGCGCCAATGAGGACATGCCGGTGGAGAAGATTCTGGAAGCCGAGCTGGCTGTTGAGCCCAAGACCGAGACCTACATTGAGACCAACCTTGGCATGACGTCCAGCTCG CCAAATGATCCGGTGACTAATATCTGTCAGGCGGCAGACAAGCAGCTCTTCACCCTGGTGGAGTGGGCCAAACGCATCCCACACTTCTCAGAGCTGCCCCTCGACGACCAGGTCATTCTGCTGCGAGCAG GATGGAATGAGCTCCTGATTGCATCATTTTCACATCGATCAATCACAGTGAAGGACGGCATCCTTTTAGCCACCGGCCTCCATGTACATCgcaacagtgcacacagtgctgGTGTCGGAGCGATCTTTGACAG ACCACCAGAAGCAAACGCCGCCACGCCCGAGTCAGGCAGGGGTGAGGAGGGCAGAGATGATGTCATGTTAACGGG GGTGCTGACAGAGCTGGTGTCGAAGATGAGGGATATGCAGATGGACAAGACAGAGCTGGGCTGCCTGAGAGCCATTGTGCTTTTTAACCcag ACTCCAAAGGCCTGTCCAACCCGAGCGAGGTGGAGTCTCTACGGGAGAAGGTGTACGCCTCCCTGGAGGCCTACTGCAAGCAGAAGTACCCAGAGCAGCCTGGAAG GTTTGCCAAGCTGCTTCTGCGGCTCCCTGCACTACGCTCCATAGGCCTGAAGTGTCTAGAACACCTATTCTTTTTCAAACTCATCGGGGACACACCCATCGACACCTTCCTCATGGAGATGTTGGAGGCGCCCCACCAAATGACATAA
- the rxraa gene encoding retinoic acid receptor RXR-alpha-A isoform X8 encodes MNSVSSSEDVKPLIGLNGVMKVPAQPSCTSISLTKHICAICGDRSSGKHYGVYSCEGCKGFFKRTVRKDLSYTCRDNKDCMIDKRQRNRCQYCRYQKCLAMGMKREAVQEERQRAKERSDGEVECTSSANEDMPVEKILEAELAVEPKTETYIETNLGMTSSSPNDPVTNICQAADKQLFTLVEWAKRIPHFSELPLDDQVILLRAGWNELLIASFSHRSITVKDGILLATGLHVHRNSAHSAGVGAIFDRPPEANAATPESGRGEEGRDDVMLTGVLTELVSKMRDMQMDKTELGCLRAIVLFNPDSKGLSNPSEVESLREKVYASLEAYCKQKYPEQPGRFAKLLLRLPALRSIGLKCLEHLFFFKLIGDTPIDTFLMEMLEAPHQMT; translated from the exons ATGAACTCTGTGAGCAGCTCAGAGGACGTAAAGCCTCTTATAGGGTTGAACGGCGTGATGAAGGTCCCAGCCCAGCCCTCTTGCACATCCATCTCTCTCACCAAACACATATGTGCCATCTGTGGGGACAGGTCCTCAG GCAAACACTATGGTGTGTACAGCTGTGAGGGCTGTAAAGGCTTCTTTAAGAGAACCGTGCGCAAGGACCTCAGTTATACCTGCAGGGACAACAAAGACTGCATGATCGACAAGCGCCAGCGCAACCGCTGTCAGTACTGCAGGTACCAGAAGTGCCTGGCCATGGGCATGAAGAGAGAAG CCGTGCAGGAGGAGCGGCAGCGGGCGAAAGAGCGCAGTGACGGGGAGGTGGAGTGCACCAGCAGCGCCAATGAGGACATGCCGGTGGAGAAGATTCTGGAAGCCGAGCTGGCTGTTGAGCCCAAGACCGAGACCTACATTGAGACCAACCTTGGCATGACGTCCAGCTCG CCAAATGATCCGGTGACTAATATCTGTCAGGCGGCAGACAAGCAGCTCTTCACCCTGGTGGAGTGGGCCAAACGCATCCCACACTTCTCAGAGCTGCCCCTCGACGACCAGGTCATTCTGCTGCGAGCAG GATGGAATGAGCTCCTGATTGCATCATTTTCACATCGATCAATCACAGTGAAGGACGGCATCCTTTTAGCCACCGGCCTCCATGTACATCgcaacagtgcacacagtgctgGTGTCGGAGCGATCTTTGACAG ACCACCAGAAGCAAACGCCGCCACGCCCGAGTCAGGCAGGGGTGAGGAGGGCAGAGATGATGTCATGTTAACGGG GGTGCTGACAGAGCTGGTGTCGAAGATGAGGGATATGCAGATGGACAAGACAGAGCTGGGCTGCCTGAGAGCCATTGTGCTTTTTAACCcag ACTCCAAAGGCCTGTCCAACCCGAGCGAGGTGGAGTCTCTACGGGAGAAGGTGTACGCCTCCCTGGAGGCCTACTGCAAGCAGAAGTACCCAGAGCAGCCTGGAAG GTTTGCCAAGCTGCTTCTGCGGCTCCCTGCACTACGCTCCATAGGCCTGAAGTGTCTAGAACACCTATTCTTTTTCAAACTCATCGGGGACACACCCATCGACACCTTCCTCATGGAGATGTTGGAGGCGCCCCACCAAATGACATAA
- the rxraa gene encoding retinoic acid receptor RXR-alpha-A isoform X6, with protein sequence METKPFLPLDTPGPVTSSPLSSPTSHRGMHPALLSPSTMGPTGTLHSPISTLSSPMNGLGSPFSVISSSMGSHAIGSTGMGYGPSISPQLNSPMNSVSSSEDVKPLIGLNGVMKVPAQPSCTSISLTKHICAICGDRSSGKHYGVYSCEGCKGFFKRTVRKDLSYTCRDNKDCMIDKRQRNRCQYCRYQKCLAMGMKREAVQEERQRAKERSDGEVECTSSANEDMPVEKILEAELAVEPKTETYIETNLGMTSSSPNDPVTNICQAADKQLFTLVEWAKRIPHFSELPLDDQVILLRAGWNELLIASFSHRSITVKDGILLATGLHVHRNSAHSAGVGAIFDRPPEANAATPESGRGEEGRDDVMLTGVLTELVSKMRDMQMDKTELGCLRAIVLFNPDSKGLSNPSEVESLREKVYASLEAYCKQKYPEQPGRFAKLLLRLPALRSIGLKCLEHLFFFKLIGDTPIDTFLMEMLEAPHQMT encoded by the exons ATACACCAGGCCCAGTGACATCCTCACCCCTCAGCTCACCCACGTCCCACCGAGGGATGCACCCCGCTCTGCTGAGTCCCTCCACCATGGGGCCAACAGGAACTCTACACTCCCCCATCAGTACCCTCAGCTCACCCATGAATGGCCTGGGCTCTCCCTTCTCTGTTATCAGCTCTTCGATGGGCTCCCACGCCATTGGTTCCACAGGGATGGGCTATGGCCCCAGCATCAGCCCACAG CTGAATTCCCCCATGAACTCTGTGAGCAGCTCAGAGGACGTAAAGCCTCTTATAGGGTTGAACGGCGTGATGAAGGTCCCAGCCCAGCCCTCTTGCACATCCATCTCTCTCACCAAACACATATGTGCCATCTGTGGGGACAGGTCCTCAG GCAAACACTATGGTGTGTACAGCTGTGAGGGCTGTAAAGGCTTCTTTAAGAGAACCGTGCGCAAGGACCTCAGTTATACCTGCAGGGACAACAAAGACTGCATGATCGACAAGCGCCAGCGCAACCGCTGTCAGTACTGCAGGTACCAGAAGTGCCTGGCCATGGGCATGAAGAGAGAAG CCGTGCAGGAGGAGCGGCAGCGGGCGAAAGAGCGCAGTGACGGGGAGGTGGAGTGCACCAGCAGCGCCAATGAGGACATGCCGGTGGAGAAGATTCTGGAAGCCGAGCTGGCTGTTGAGCCCAAGACCGAGACCTACATTGAGACCAACCTTGGCATGACGTCCAGCTCG CCAAATGATCCGGTGACTAATATCTGTCAGGCGGCAGACAAGCAGCTCTTCACCCTGGTGGAGTGGGCCAAACGCATCCCACACTTCTCAGAGCTGCCCCTCGACGACCAGGTCATTCTGCTGCGAGCAG GATGGAATGAGCTCCTGATTGCATCATTTTCACATCGATCAATCACAGTGAAGGACGGCATCCTTTTAGCCACCGGCCTCCATGTACATCgcaacagtgcacacagtgctgGTGTCGGAGCGATCTTTGACAG ACCACCAGAAGCAAACGCCGCCACGCCCGAGTCAGGCAGGGGTGAGGAGGGCAGAGATGATGTCATGTTAACGGG GGTGCTGACAGAGCTGGTGTCGAAGATGAGGGATATGCAGATGGACAAGACAGAGCTGGGCTGCCTGAGAGCCATTGTGCTTTTTAACCcag ACTCCAAAGGCCTGTCCAACCCGAGCGAGGTGGAGTCTCTACGGGAGAAGGTGTACGCCTCCCTGGAGGCCTACTGCAAGCAGAAGTACCCAGAGCAGCCTGGAAG GTTTGCCAAGCTGCTTCTGCGGCTCCCTGCACTACGCTCCATAGGCCTGAAGTGTCTAGAACACCTATTCTTTTTCAAACTCATCGGGGACACACCCATCGACACCTTCCTCATGGAGATGTTGGAGGCGCCCCACCAAATGACATAA
- the rxraa gene encoding retinoic acid receptor RXR-alpha-A isoform X9, whose translation MDPLYLDVHMGFLKPQCSLAPPHQRDRSDGCTCFSGMCLLHQRRLSTDTPGPVTSSPLSSPTSHRGMHPALLSPSTMGPTGTLHSPISTLSSPMNGLGSPFSVISSSMGSHAIGSTGMGYGPSISPQLNSPMNSVSSSEDVKPLIGLNGVMKVPAQPSCTSISLTKHICAICGDRSSGKHYGVYSCEGCKGFFKRTVRKDLSYTCRDNKDCMIDKRQRNRCQYCRYQKCLAMGMKREAVQEERQRAKERSDGEVECTSSANEDMPVEKILEAELAVEPKTETYIETNLGMTSSSPNDPVTNICQAADKQLFTLVEWAKRIPHFSELPLDDQVILLRAGWNELLIASFSHRSITVKDGILLATGLHVHRNSAHSAGVGAIFDRVLTELVSKMRDMQMDKTELGCLRAIVLFNPDSKGLSNPSEVESLREKVYASLEAYCKQKYPEQPGRFAKLLLRLPALRSIGLKCLEHLFFFKLIGDTPIDTFLMEMLEAPHQMT comes from the exons ATACACCAGGCCCAGTGACATCCTCACCCCTCAGCTCACCCACGTCCCACCGAGGGATGCACCCCGCTCTGCTGAGTCCCTCCACCATGGGGCCAACAGGAACTCTACACTCCCCCATCAGTACCCTCAGCTCACCCATGAATGGCCTGGGCTCTCCCTTCTCTGTTATCAGCTCTTCGATGGGCTCCCACGCCATTGGTTCCACAGGGATGGGCTATGGCCCCAGCATCAGCCCACAG CTGAATTCCCCCATGAACTCTGTGAGCAGCTCAGAGGACGTAAAGCCTCTTATAGGGTTGAACGGCGTGATGAAGGTCCCAGCCCAGCCCTCTTGCACATCCATCTCTCTCACCAAACACATATGTGCCATCTGTGGGGACAGGTCCTCAG GCAAACACTATGGTGTGTACAGCTGTGAGGGCTGTAAAGGCTTCTTTAAGAGAACCGTGCGCAAGGACCTCAGTTATACCTGCAGGGACAACAAAGACTGCATGATCGACAAGCGCCAGCGCAACCGCTGTCAGTACTGCAGGTACCAGAAGTGCCTGGCCATGGGCATGAAGAGAGAAG CCGTGCAGGAGGAGCGGCAGCGGGCGAAAGAGCGCAGTGACGGGGAGGTGGAGTGCACCAGCAGCGCCAATGAGGACATGCCGGTGGAGAAGATTCTGGAAGCCGAGCTGGCTGTTGAGCCCAAGACCGAGACCTACATTGAGACCAACCTTGGCATGACGTCCAGCTCG CCAAATGATCCGGTGACTAATATCTGTCAGGCGGCAGACAAGCAGCTCTTCACCCTGGTGGAGTGGGCCAAACGCATCCCACACTTCTCAGAGCTGCCCCTCGACGACCAGGTCATTCTGCTGCGAGCAG GATGGAATGAGCTCCTGATTGCATCATTTTCACATCGATCAATCACAGTGAAGGACGGCATCCTTTTAGCCACCGGCCTCCATGTACATCgcaacagtgcacacagtgctgGTGTCGGAGCGATCTTTGACAG GGTGCTGACAGAGCTGGTGTCGAAGATGAGGGATATGCAGATGGACAAGACAGAGCTGGGCTGCCTGAGAGCCATTGTGCTTTTTAACCcag ACTCCAAAGGCCTGTCCAACCCGAGCGAGGTGGAGTCTCTACGGGAGAAGGTGTACGCCTCCCTGGAGGCCTACTGCAAGCAGAAGTACCCAGAGCAGCCTGGAAG GTTTGCCAAGCTGCTTCTGCGGCTCCCTGCACTACGCTCCATAGGCCTGAAGTGTCTAGAACACCTATTCTTTTTCAAACTCATCGGGGACACACCCATCGACACCTTCCTCATGGAGATGTTGGAGGCGCCCCACCAAATGACATAA